In Streptomyces rapamycinicus NRRL 5491, the genomic stretch AACTCGATCCGCAGGTCCGGGAGTTCACCGGCCGACTGCGTACGCTCGTCGAGCGCAGCGGGCTGAGCGTCGTCGCCGTCGCCGACCGCACCGGCTGCAGCAAGAGTTCCTGGGAGCGCTACCTCAACGGGCGGCTGCTGCCTCCGCGGGGCGCGGTGGAGGCCCTGGCCGAGACCACCGGCGCCGACGTCCACCACCTCAGCGCGCTGTGGGAGCTGGCGGAGCGGGCCTGGAGCCGCTCCCAGATGCGGCGCGACGTCACGATGGAGGCCATCAGTGTCGCGCGGGCGCGGACCGCCGTCGAGCAGTTCGACCCGGCGGCGCAGGGGGTGGACGCCCGTAAGAACGGCCGCTCCCCGGGGGAGGCCCGGCCGAGGGTCGAACCGCCCGATCCGGAGCAGCCGTTGGTCGCGACGGCTCCGGTGTTCCCGGCCCGCGCGGCGTCGGCCGGGCGGGCACCGGACTCCGCCGAGCCGCCGTCGCCCGCGTCGTCCCTTCCGCCGTCGTCACCACCGTCGTCGTCCCCGCCGCCTTCGTCGTCGGCGTCCCCGAGGGGGCGGAAGCGTGTCGCCGCGCTGTCCGCCGGGGGCCTTGTCGGCGCGCTCCTGCTCGTCGCCGGTGCCGTCGTTCTGCTCGACGCGGGCGACGACGGCGGGAAGCGGGGGCAGAAGCCGGCCACCGCACCGGCCACCAGCGCGCGTCAGCAGCTCCCGGAGGGCGTGAAATGCGCCGGGCAGGACTGCACCGGCCAGGATCCGCAGGCCATGGGGTGCGGCACCTCCGCGACGACGACGGCGGACGTCACCGTCGGCACCGCGTATGTCGAGGTCCGCTACAGCAAGACCTGCGAGGCGGCCTGGGCCCGGATCACCCGGGCCACCCCGGGCGACGTCATCCAGGTCAAGGCGCCGGGTGCGGACGGCGGCGCGGCCCGCTCGCAGAGCGGCAGGGTCGGCGCCGACGGCGATGCCTACACCAAGATGATCCCGGTGGACTCACCCGCGCGGGCCACCGCGTGCGCCACCCTCGGCGGCGGTACGCGCGCCTGCACGGCCCCCGGCGCCCGGGGCTGAACGCGGGGGAGCGAGGCCCGTCCGGGAGGCAGCCCAGAGCTTGTCCGGAGCCGTTTCGCGGGCTCGTCCGGAGCTGACTCGCGGGCTCGTCCGGAGCCGGTTCGGGAACTCACCCAGAGCTGGTTCGGGAGCTCACCCGGAGCCCGTCCGGAGCCCGTCCGGAGCCCGTCCGGAGCCCGTCCGGAGCCCGTCCGGAGCCCGTTCGGAGCCCGTCCGGAGGAATTCGTAAAACCGGGGGGAATGAGCCGGGGGAATCGGGGCAGGCGCTGCCCGAGCCCCCCCCACGGGTGCGGCACTGGGCGGCCGCCTGCACTCCCCCTCCTGGCAGGCGGCCGCCAGAGTGCGCGGTGGTCCCATGTGCGCGGTGGTCCGGAACGCGCGGTGAGCGGTTACACAATGGCCCGAGAGAACGTGGGTCAGGTGCCGTCGGATAGCCTGACGCAAGTATCTCGACACCAAGAGATCTTGGACTGACAACACAGCGCAGGAGACCGCCATGACCCGCACTCCCGTCACCGTCACCGTCACCGGCGCGGCCGGCCAGATCGGCTACGCGCTGCTCTTCCGCATCGCCTCCGGTCAGCTCCTCGGCGCGGACGTGCCGGTCAAACTGCGTCTCCTGGAGATCCCGCAGGGACTGAAGGCCGCCGAGGGCACCGCGATGGAGCTCGACGACTGCGCCTTCCCGCTGCTCCAGGGCATCGACATCTCCGATGACCCGAACGTGGGCTTCGACGGTGCGAACGTCGCGCTGCTGGTCGGCGCCCGCCCGCGCACCAAGGGCATGGAGCGCGGCGATCTGCTGGAGGCCAACGGCGGCATCTTCAAGCCGCAGGGCAAGGCCATCAACGACCACGCCGCGGATGACATCAAGATCCTGGTCGTGGGCAACCCGGCCAACACCAACGCGCTCATCGCGCAGGCCGCCGCGCCGGACGTACCGGCCGAGCGCTTCACCGCGATGACCCGGCTGGACCACAACCGCGCGCTGTCGCAGCTGGCGAAGAAGACCGGCGCCCCGGTCGGCGAGATCAAGAAGCTGACGATCTGGGGCAACCACTCCGCCACCCAGTACCCGGACGTCTTCCACGCCGAGGTCGCGGGCAAGAACGCCGCCGAGGTCGTCAGCGACGAGCAGTGGCTGGCCGACACCTTCATCCCGACCGTCGCCAAGCGCGGTGCCGCGATCATCGAGGCGCGCGGCGCCTCCTCGGCCGCCTCCGCCGCCAACGCCGCGATCGACCATGTCCACACCTGGGTCAACGGCACCGACGCCGACGACTGGACCTCCGCCGGTGTGGTCTCCGACGGCTCGTACGGGGTGCCGGAGGGCCTGATCTCTTCGTTCCCGGTCACCGCCAAGAGCGGGAAGTTCGAGATCGTCCAGGGCCTGGACATCAACGAGTTCTCGCGGACCCGCATCGACGCGTCGGTGAAGGAGCTCGAGGACGAGCGCGAGGCCGTGCGGAGCCTCGGCCTGATCTGACGCACCCCCGGCCCACCCCGGCGCGGTCGCTTCCGAAGGGTCACATTCCGGTATTCACTCCGGAGTGTGACCCTTCGGCCATGCACTGTAATCGCGGGCCATCTTCCCCTACCGTGGAGGCAGTTGCTACGGCCTCGGGGGGAAACATGGCCAATACGCGCGGTGAGCATTTTTCAGGTGATGCTGATTCTTCCGGCGCTCACTCTTCTGGCGATGCTCACTCTTCCAGCGGTGCTCATTCTTCTGTAGGGAATCACTCCGCTCGTCTGCCGCGGTCGCGTTCGGAGCCGTCACGGGCCGTCCCTTCTCCTCGTACCGGCGCTGACGCGTCTCCCTACGCCACCAGCGAGGCCACCCGGCTGTTATGCGCGGGCGCCTATCTGGACGACGACTTCCGGGACGCGGTCGTGGACGAGCTGTATGTCCACGAGGAGCGCGCCGTGGCGCCCTCGCTGGGCATCGACGCGGTCCGGGTGCTCGCACACGCGCTGCGCGCGCGCCGTCTGGAGGCGTGCTGGACCGCGCTGCTGGTGTCCTTATGGGTGCTGGACTTCCTGTTGGCGCAGGGCTTCTTCTATCTCTTCCTGCTCTCTTGCGCGTTGCTACTGCTGGCGGCCTGGGCCAGAGGTGGCGCCATGGGCGCCTTCCGCGCCGACTATCCCGGGGCCGACGGGGTCACCGTCACCCGGCGGCGGGCGGCCGCGGTGCTGCGGGTGCTCGGCTGTCTGACCCTGCTGTCCTATGCGTTCTCCGCCCTGACGCAGGCGTTCACGGACGGGCAGTCCGATCCGGGCGGGCTGCAGGAATTCGTACCGGTCCTGGCCACCGGGTCGGACACCACCGCCGCCTGGTTCGCGCTGGTGATCCCGGCCGCGATGGCCGCCGCGGTCGCCCTGCACCGTGAGCATGTGGCCCGGGTGCTGGCCACCGATCTGGAGCCGGAGACCTTCGCCGACCCCGCCGCGGACCCCGCGGAGCGGTTCGAGGGCGCGCGGTTCCAGCGGGTGCGGGCCCTGATCCGCCGTGAGCAGCACTCACCGGTGATCCTCTACCACGATCGGCACCCCTTCCTCGGCGCGGGCGCCGCGCATGACACCTGGACCCTCGCCGTGGAGCTGCGGCCGCGCGAGGGCGGGGATCCGGTGTCGCTGGACAACCGGGTGATCCTGGAGCGGATCCGGCCGCTGGTCGAGAAGTTGCGCACCCCGTCCGCCCAGGGCATGGCCGCCGTCCAGGGCGCCGCCGCCGCGCAGGGCGCCGCCCCCGTCCAAGGCGCCGCTCGTGCCGCCGCCGAGAGCCGTGACCGGCTGCGCGGCCTGGAGCTCGACGAATGCGTCTTCCTCAAGGTCACCGGATTACGAAGCCGCTCCTTCGTGCCGTACGGAGAGGCGGACTTCGCGCGGGAGCGGGCGGAGGCCGTCGAGGAGGGCGGTGAGATCCGCCGGCACTTCCTGCGCATCCGCGTCGGCGCATGGCGGGAAGAGGTCGTCACCACCGTCTTCGTGCGGGTGCATACGCAGGGCGGCATGCTGATGCTGGAGTTCGCCCCGCATGTACTGCGCCCGATCCGCCCGGACTTCCGGGCGGTCGACCGGCTCTCCGACTCCCACCGCCGCGGCGGGCTGCCGGGCAAGGTGATCTGGGCGCTGGGGCGGACGCCCACGGCGGCGGGCCGGGCGGTCATCCACGCCTTCCGCTCGGCCGCCTTCCTCTGGCGGATGTACGCGGGGGGTTATGAGGCGGCCATCCCCGACGGTCCGTGGGCCTCGGTGCGAGAGCTGGGCAGCGACGCCGGCGCGTCGCTCTTCCAGGAGATGGATGTCAGCCGCTATCTGAAGAGCGTCGAGGACCGGGTGGCCAACGGCGTGCGAAGGGCGCTCGACGAAGCCGGCTGGGAGACCGGTGAGTTCGAGCAGAAGGTCATCAATGTGAGCGGCGGCGGAGTCTTCATCGAGTCCGCGGAGCACAGCGCCTTCGGCTTCGGTGACCACAACACCATCAGCAACACCACCGGAAGCAATGGAGCGGGAGGCGGCCATGGCGATGGCTGACACGGAGGACGGTAGCGACATGGGTGGCGGCGCGGACCACGCGGCGGGCGCGAGCGGTGGCGGCGCGACCCCGGCGGCGGGCGGCGGCAGCAAGTTCGGGAACATCCGGTTCGGCAAGGTGCAGGGCAGCGCCATCGGCTTCGGCGACCACAACCACATCGTGAACGGACCTCAGGCGGAGGCCCCCTGCGACCCCGCTTACCAGGAGCTGCTGGAGGCCGTTCGACAGCTAGCCGAGGATCTGCGGCGGGTGGTCCCCAGCCCGGAGGTCGGCGCGCTCTCCGACGAACTGGACCGGACCGAGGACGAGATCCAGCGCACCGGCCGGGCGGGGGCCGGCCGGCTGGCCCGGATCCGGGTGATGTTGCAGGACGCGAGCGCCAGTGTCGGCATGCTCGCCTCGGGCGTCGCCGTCGGACAGGCGGTCGGCGCGCTGTTGGGCGGGTGAGATGAGCACCCCGGGCGGCGAGGGGGGCCGTCGATGGGACGAGGAGGCCCAGCGCTGGGTGGGAGCGGGCGCGGAGCCACCGGCCCCGGGCCGAAGACCACCCAATCCGCATCTGGGCACGGTGCTGCTGGCGGTGCTCGCCGTGGTGCTGGTCGGCGGGATCGGGTTCGGCGCCTGGAAGCTGGTGTCGGACGGCGGGGATGACAAGCCCCGGGCGGACGGCGGTTCGCCCTCGGCCTCGTCCTGGTCGCCGTCGGCCCAGCAGCCTTCAACATCGTCGTCGGGGCCGTACGCGGAGCCGACCTCCGCGCCGCCGTCGGTGTCCGAGGACAGCACCCAAGGGCCGCCGGCGGACTATGTGCGCACCACCGACCCGGAGGGTTTCCGGCTGGATGTGCCCAGGGGCTGGCAGCGGGTCAAGCGCGACACCGGGGTGTTCTACGAGTCGTCCGACGGGGGCAGCCTGATCCAGGTCTTCGCGCTGACCGAGCCCGACATCACGCCGTATGAGGCGCTGCGCCAGGCGGAGACAGGGCTCAAGAAGAACCCCGACTACAAGCGGCATGAGCTCAAGCGGCTCGGGCCCGGCGATGACGCGGACGCGGAGCTTGAGTACGGCTACCGCAGCGCCAAGTACGGTCCGCGCCGGATACTCGACCGGGCCTTCACCGGCCCCGACCGGGTGCAGTACGCGGTGCTGGTCGCGGGCCCGGCCGACGACTGGCCGAAGCAGCGGGAGCGGCAGGGCATCGTGCTGGCGTCCTTCTGCCCCACGGCCTACTGCCCGGCCACCTGACCGGCGGCCGGGCGACGGATAAGTATCGGTGCGGTGACAGGGGGTGGGGCGGCCCCCGAACCGGGTACACCGATGTGAGCCAACACGGCTTATCCGCATATGGGAGCAGAGATCCATCATCGGGGGGCATAGATGAGCATGTACGACGGGGGCGCGCCGGGGCAGGACTCCAGGCGGGCGCTACGGGCGCTGGCGGTGATGATCTTCCTGGTCGCGGGGGTCGCGTTCTCCGGATGGGTGGCCTTCGGGGGCGATGGCACCTCCCGGAATCAGGCGGGTCCGCTGCCCTGGGACCGCGAGAGCCCCACGGCCACGCCGAGCGGGGACGCCTCCCAGCCGAGCGATCTCTACCCCTCGCCCGGCCCCGAGACCAGTGGGCCGACCGATCTCCCGACCGATCTCCCCACGGACCTTCCGACCGGGGCACCCTCCGGATCCCCGTCCGCGACGCCGTTCGGCACCCCGTCCTCACCCTCCCTGACGGGTGCCGCCCCGCCCGCTGGCTACAGCACCCAGGCCGACCCGGCCGGATACCACCTCGCGGTCCCGGACGGATGGCGGCGGACGACCGAGGGCCCCAGCGTCTACTACACCTCGCCCGACGACAGCACCGTGATCCAGATCTTTGAGCTGCACGGCCCCGAGTCGACGCCGTACGAGTCCGCCCAGGAGGCCGAGCGGATCGCCTCCACCCACCGCGACTACGAGCAGATCGCCCTCACCCGGCTGGGCTCGGCCGCCATGGACCCGGTCCAGCTGGAGTACACATACGAGTCCAAGAGCGACGGCCACCGCCGGATGCTCGACCGCCGCTTCGCCGCCCCCGGCGGCACCATGTACGCGGTGCTGGTGAGCGGCCCCTCCGGGGCCGGGGACCGGGCGGAGGAGCGGAAGGTCCACCAGGCGGCGGTGGACACCTTCTGCCCGACCGCCTACTGCACCGCGTCCTGAGCGCCCTGTCTCCTGACCGCGCCGCCTCCTGATCACCCCCTCTCGACCGCATCCCCTTGTGGCCGAACCACTTCTTGACCGCACGGCCCCTTGACATACAGGCCGATCATGAGCCGAGGGGCCGATTCCGCCTTCGGATCACGTGAGTCGGCCCACTTTCTCTTGCGAATCGCGCATAGGTTCCCGCCTTCCGGTTAGGGGTCCAAGTTGCTGGCTTGGACCAGTGGCACAGCACGCGGAACCGGAAGGCAGAAATCACGTGGCGGCAGTCGAGACCATTCATGTGGACGGGGTGTGGCAGGCAGCCGCATCCGGGGCGCAGCGGGAGGTCCTCGACCCCGCGGACGCCAAGACCCTCGCCGTCGTCGCGGAGGGTGGTGTCGAGGACACCGACGCGGCGATCGCGGCCGCGCGTCGCGCCTTCGATCAGGGACCCTGGCCCGGGACGCCGGTGGCCGAGCGGGCGGCGCTGCTGCGTCGCGTCGCCGATCTGCTCCAGCGCGACCGCGAGACGATCGCGCTCATCGAGAGCCGTGACACCGGCAAGACCCTGGAGGAGGGCCGGGTCGACGTCGATGACGTGACCAACGCCTTCCGTTACTTCGCCGACCTGGTCGCGGGCGAGTCGGCCGGGCGCGTGGTCGACGCGGGCACGCCGGATGTGCACAGCGTCGTGGTCCATGAGCCGGTCGGCGTCTGCGCGATGATCACCCCCTGGAACTATCCGCTGCTCCAGGCCAGCTGGAAGGTCGCCCCGGCGCTGGCCGCCGGGAACACCTTCGTGATCAAGCCCAGCGAAGTGACCCCGCTGTCCACCGTCCATCTGGTGAAGCTGCTGGCCGAGGCCGGGCTGCCGACCGGGGTGGCCAATGTGGTCACCGGCGCGGGCGACCCCGTGGGCGCGCGGCTGTCCGAGCACCCCGATGTGGATCTGGTCTCCTTCACCGGTGGCCTGGTCAGCGGCACCAAGGTCGCGCAGGCCGCCGCGCCGACGGTCAAGAAGGTCGCGCTGGAGCTCGGCGGCAAGAACCCCAATGTGGTCTTCGCCGACGCCTGCGCCACCGCCGAGGGCTTTGACACCGCCGTCGACCAGGCCCTGAACGCCGCCTTCATCCACAGCGGCCAGGTCTGCTCGGCCGGTGCCCGGCTGATCATCGAGGAGTCGGTGCGCGAGCGGTTCGTGGCCGAGCTCGCCCGCCGGGCGGAGAAGGTCAAGCTGGGCCGCGGCACCGAGGACGGTGTCGAATGCGGTCCGCTGGTCTCGGCCCAGCAGCTGGACAAGACCGAGGCGTATGTGGCGTCCGCCCTGGCGGAGGGCGCGTTGCTGCGTTGCGGCGGCAAGCAGCCGGAGCCCAACGAGGTCCGCCCGGCCACCGGCTACTTCTACCTCCCGACCGTGCTCGACCAGTGCCACCGCGAGATGCGGGTGGTGCGGGAGGAGACGTTTGGGCCGATTCTGACGGTCGAGTCCTTCCAAACCGAGGACGAGGCAGTCACACTCGCCAATGACACGGAGTACGGACTGGCCGGCGCCGTCTGGTCCGCCGACACCGCCCGGGCGCGGCGCGTCGCCGCCCGGCTGCGGCACGGCACCGTGTGGATCAACGACTACCACCCCTACCTTCCGCAGGCCGAATGGGGCGGTTTCGGCAAGTCCGGGGTCGGGCGTGAGCTCGGTCCCGCGGGCCTTGACGAATACCGCGAGACCAAGCACGTCTACGAGAACCTGCGACCGAGCCCGGTGCGCTGGTTCGCCGGCTGACACTCCGCCGCCGGCCCCGCCCGGGGCACGGCCGGGCCCGGACTCGTCCCCCGGGGCCCGGACCCGGCCGCGCCCGATCGCGGCGACCGGCGGCGAGAAGCCGTAGGCACTTGAGGCACCCAGCAACACCCCCACCCCCAGGGGCGGCAGCAGCCCCCGGCCCGCACCGGCGCGGGCCGTTTGGGTAAGACCGCGAGGAGTAACCCCACATGTCCGTACCTGTCGCATACGACTACGTCGTGATCGGCGGCGGCACCGCAGGATCGGTGATCGCTTCCCGGCTCACCGAGGACCCGGACATCCGTGTCGCCGTCATCGAGGGCGGACCGTCGGATGTCGACCGGCCCGATGTGCTCACCCTGCGCCGCTGGCTCGGCCTGCTCGGCGGCGACTTGGACTACGACTACCCCACCACCGAGCAGCCACGCGGAAATTCGCATATCCGGCACAGCCGGGCGCGGGTGCTCGGAGGGTGCTCCTCGCACAACACCCTGATCTCCTTCAAGCCGCTGCCCGGTGACTGGGACGAGTGGGCCGAGGCCGGCGCCGAGGGCTGGGACGCGGAGTCCATGGACCCGTACTTCCAGCGGCTGCGCAACAACATCGTCCCGGTGGACGAGAAGGACCGGAACGCGATCGCGCGGGACTTCGTCGACGCCGCCCAGGCCGCCGCCGATGTGCCGCGGGTCGAGGGGTTCAACAAGAAGCCGTTCCACGAGGGCGTCGGTTTCTTCGACCTCGCGTACCACCCGGAGAACAACAAGCGCTCCTCGGCGTCGGTCGCCTATCTGCACCCGTTCCTGGACCGGCCCAACCTCCATCTGATGCTGGAGACCTGGGCGTACAAGCTGGAGCTGGACGACACCGGCCGGGTCACCGGCGTACACGTCCGCACCAAGGACGACGAGGAGATCCTGGTCCGGGCCGAGACCGAGGTCCTGGTCTGCGCGGGCGCCGTGGACACCCCGCGGCTGCTGATGCACTCCGGTATCGGGCCCAAGGGCGATCTCGAGGCGCTGGGCATTCCCGCCGTCCACGATCTGCCGGGCGTCGGCGAGAATCTGCTCGACCACCCCGAGTCGGTCATCGTGTGGGAGACGGACGGCCCGATTCCGGACAACTCCGCGATGGACTCCGACGCGGGGCTGTTCATCCGGCGGGACCCCGAATCCCGGGGCCCGGACCTGATGTTCCACTTCTACCAGATCCCGTTCACCGACAATCCGGAGCGGCTGGGCTACGAAAAGCCCGAGCACGGCGTGTCGATGACCCCCAACATCCCCAAGCCGCGCAGCCGCGGCAGGCTCTTCCTCACCAGCGCCGACCCGTCCGTCAAGCCCGCCCTCGACTTCCGGTACTTCACGGACGAGGAGGACTACGACGGCCGCACGCTGGTCGACGGCATCCGTGTCGCGCGTGAGATCGCCAAGACCGAACCGCTGGCGAGCTGGCTCAAGCGCGAGGTGTGCCCGGGCCCGGAGATCACCTCGGACGAGGAGATCAGCGAGTACGCCCGCAAGGTCGCGCACACCGTGTACCACCCGGCGGGCACCTGTCGTATGGGTGCCACGTCGGACGAACTCGCCGTGGTCGGCCCCGATCTGCGGATCCGGGGCCTGAACGGCGTCCGTATCGCCGACGCGTCCGTCTTCCCGACGATGCCGGCCGTGAACCCGATGATCGGAGTCCTGATGGTGGGCGAGAAGTGCGCTGAGCTGCTGTTCGAGGAGCGCGATCGGGAACGGCGCAGGCCCGATGACCGAGCCGCGACACTGGCGCCGGGAGGTGAGGCGTGATGGCCACGACCGTGGTACCCGAGACGCCCGACACCCCCAAGGTCCCCGAGAGCGGCGAGCGCACCCCGGTGTTCTCGGTCCGCGACCTGTGGAAGGTCTTCGGCCCCAAGGCCGACCGGATCCCCGGCTCCGCCGAGGCCGAGCTGTCCGCCGCTGAGCTGCGTGCCCGCACCGGCTGCACCGCCGCCGTCCGCGAGGTCTCCTTCGACGTCCAGCCGGGCGAGGTGTTCGTGGTGATGGGGCTGTCCGGCTCCGGCAAGTCCACCCTCGTCCGCTGCCTCACCCGGCTGATAGAGCCCACCTCCGGCACCCTGAAGATCGACGGCGAGGACGTCCTGGCCATGGACAAGGCCCGGCTGCGCGATCTGCGCCGGCACCGCGCCGCCATGGTCTTCCAGCACTTCGGGCTGCTGCCGCACCGCTCCGTCCTCGACAACGTCGCCTACGGGCTGGAGATCCAGGGCGTGGGCAAGGCCGAGCGCCGGGCCAAGGCCGCCGAGGTGGTCGACAAGGTCGGCCTCACCGGCCTGGAGCGCCGCCGCCCGGGTCAGCTCTCCGGCGGTCAGCAGCAGCGCGTGGGCCTGGCCCGGGCGCTCGCCGTCGACCCCGAGGTGCTGCTCTTCGACGAGCCGTTCAGCGCGCTCGACCCGCTGATCCGCCGCGATATGCAGGAGGAGGTCATCCGGCTGCACCACGAGGAGGGCCGGACGATGGTGTTCATCACCCATGACCTCAGCGAGGCGCTGCGGCTCGGTGACCGCATCATGCTGATGCGCGACGGCGGGATCGTGCAGCTGGGCACCCCGGAGGAGATCGTCGGCTCCCCGGCGGACGACTACGTACGGGACTTCGTCCGCGACGTGCCGCGCGAGCAGGTGCTGACCGTGCGCCGCGCCATGCGCCCCGCGACCTCCGACGAGCAGGACGGCGGGCCCGCGCTGGCCCCGAGCACCACGGTCGCCGACGCGATCGAGGCCGTGGCCCGCACCGGCGGCCCCGCGCGCGTCGTGGACGGCGGCCGCTGCCTGGGCGTCGTCGACCACGCCTGTCTGCTGAGCGTCGTCGCGGGCCTGGACGGCAAGGAGGTGGCCGCGGCATGAGCCCCATCTCGACCCTCTCTCCGCCAGGTCGCACCGGGGGGCGCGTATGAGTGCCACCGCAACCCGCCCCTCCACCGACCCCGCCACCGAACCGGCGGCCACCGGGTCGGCGGCGGACGAGACGCGCCCGTCCCTGTTGAGCGCCGTCGTGCACAGCCATGCCGCGCGCAAGCTGGCGGTGCTCGTGGTGATCGCCGTCGTGCTGGTGCCGATCGCGCACGCGAAGTGGGCGAGCGGCAGCTGGCCCGACGCGCTGACCGTCGATGTGTCCGGACCGCTCGGAAGGGCCAGCGACTGGATCCTCGACAACCGGGACAGTCACTGGATCTTCCTCTACTTCTTCGGCCACATCAGCAACGTCATCATCATCGGCGTCCGCGCCGTCTACGTCGCCCTGCTCGCCCTCGGCTGGGCCGGTGTCACCGCCGGGCTGACCTTGGTCGCCTGGCGGGTCGCCGGGGTGCGGATCGCGGTGACGACCCTGGTGTCCTTCGCCGTCTGCGGACTGCTGGGCATGTGGGTGCCGACGATGCAGACGCTCGCGCTGATGGTCATCGCCGTCACCGCGTCCGTCGTCATCGGCGGACTGCTGGGGCTGGCCGGCGGCCTCTCGGAATGGGCGTTCCGGGTGCAGAGGCCGGTGCTCGACACCATGCAGGTGCTGCCCGCGTTCGCGTATCTGCTGCCCGTTGTGATGATCTTCGGCAACGGTGTGCCCGGCGCGGTGCTGGCCACCGTGATCTACGCGGCTCCGCCCATGGCCCGGCTCACCGCCCTCGGCCTGCGCGGCGCGGACGCCGGGGTGCTGGAGGCGGTGACCTCGCTGGGCGCCACCTGGCGGCAGCGGCTGCTGTCCGCCCGGCTGCCGCTGGCCCGCAAGGAGCTGCTGCTGGGCGTCAACCAGACGATCATGATGGCGCTGTCCATGGCCGTGATCGCGTCCGTGATCGGCGGCGGTGGTCTCGGTGACCGCGTCTACCAGGCACTGTCCAGCGTTGACGTCGGCAAGGCGCTCGCCGCGGGACTCCCCATCGTGCTCCTCGCCATCGTGATGGACCGCACCATCGGAGCGGCGGGCGAGCGGATCGGCGAGCCCCCGGCCGAGGGCGGGCCCCGGCTGCTGCGCGGCTGGCCCGCGTGGGCGGGCGTCGGGGTGATCACCGTGGTGGTGACCCTCGTCGGACGGCTGGCCGGGTCCCAGACCTGGCCGACCGGGTGGACCGTCGCCATCGAGGAGCCGGTCAACCAGTTCAAGGAGTGGATGGTCGACCACCTCTACACCGGAGTGCCGGTCGTCGGCGGCACTGCCGAATGGGCCGCGGACTACGTCAAGTGGATCCTCGACCCGCTGCGTGAGGGGCTGCAGGGCATCCCGTGGTACGGAATCCTGCTGATCGTCGCGGCGCTGGCCTGGCTGATCGGCACCTGGGGCACCGCGCTGACCGCCACCGCCGCCATGGCGGCGATCGGGGTGCTCGGGGTGTGGGCGCCGTCCATGGACACCCTCTCCCAGGTACTGGCGGCTGTCTTCGTCACGCTGGTCCTGGGTTTCGCGATCGGCATCTGGGCCGCGCGCAGCACCCGGCTGGAGCGGATGATGCGACCGGTGCTGGACATGTTCCAGACCATGCCGCAGTTCGTGTACCTGATCCCCGTGGTCGCGCTGTTCGGTGTCGGCCGTGCCCCGGCGGCCGCCGCGGCCATCGTCTACGCGCTGCCCGCCGTCATCCGCATCACCACCCAGGGGCTGCGGAACGTGGACCCGGCGGCGCTGGAGTCGGCGCGCTCGCTCGGTGCCACCCAGGGGCAGCAGCTGCGCCAGGTTCAGCTCCCGCTGGCCCGCCCGGCGCTGCTGCTCGCCGTCAACCAGGGCGTGGTGCTGGTGCTGGCCGTGGTCGTCATCGGCGGTCTGGTCGGCTCCGGCGCGCTCGGCTACGACGTGCTGTTCGGCCTGGCGCAGGGCGATCTGGCCACCGGTCTGGTCGCCGGCGCGGCGATCGTCTGCCTGGGGCTGATGCTCGACCGGGTCACCCAGCCGACCTCGCGCCGCGACAAGAAGGGGGCCTGAGATGGCTACGGCCCGTACGCATCGCCTTCGGCGGCTGCTGATGGCCGCCACCGGGGCCACGGCCCTGCTCACCGCGACCGGCTGCGGCGCGGCGGACATGACCAAGCAGTCCTCGCCGTACGCCAATGTGGGCGGCGCGAAGAGCGTCACGCTCTCGGTCCAGTCCTGGGTCGGCGCCCAGTCCAATGTCGCGGTCGCCCAGTATCTGCTGGAGCACGAGTTGGGCTACCACGTCGACACCGTCCAGGTGGACGAGATTCCGGCGTGGGACGCGCTCAGCCAGGGCCGGGTGGACGCGATCCTGGAGGACTGGGGCCACCCGGAGCAGGAGCAGCGCTACGTCAAGGACAAGAA encodes the following:
- a CDS encoding GMC family oxidoreductase, translating into MSVPVAYDYVVIGGGTAGSVIASRLTEDPDIRVAVIEGGPSDVDRPDVLTLRRWLGLLGGDLDYDYPTTEQPRGNSHIRHSRARVLGGCSSHNTLISFKPLPGDWDEWAEAGAEGWDAESMDPYFQRLRNNIVPVDEKDRNAIARDFVDAAQAAADVPRVEGFNKKPFHEGVGFFDLAYHPENNKRSSASVAYLHPFLDRPNLHLMLETWAYKLELDDTGRVTGVHVRTKDDEEILVRAETEVLVCAGAVDTPRLLMHSGIGPKGDLEALGIPAVHDLPGVGENLLDHPESVIVWETDGPIPDNSAMDSDAGLFIRRDPESRGPDLMFHFYQIPFTDNPERLGYEKPEHGVSMTPNIPKPRSRGRLFLTSADPSVKPALDFRYFTDEEDYDGRTLVDGIRVAREIAKTEPLASWLKREVCPGPEITSDEEISEYARKVAHTVYHPAGTCRMGATSDELAVVGPDLRIRGLNGVRIADASVFPTMPAVNPMIGVLMVGEKCAELLFEERDRERRRPDDRAATLAPGGEA
- a CDS encoding malate dehydrogenase codes for the protein MTRTPVTVTVTGAAGQIGYALLFRIASGQLLGADVPVKLRLLEIPQGLKAAEGTAMELDDCAFPLLQGIDISDDPNVGFDGANVALLVGARPRTKGMERGDLLEANGGIFKPQGKAINDHAADDIKILVVGNPANTNALIAQAAAPDVPAERFTAMTRLDHNRALSQLAKKTGAPVGEIKKLTIWGNHSATQYPDVFHAEVAGKNAAEVVSDEQWLADTFIPTVAKRGAAIIEARGASSAASAANAAIDHVHTWVNGTDADDWTSAGVVSDGSYGVPEGLISSFPVTAKSGKFEIVQGLDINEFSRTRIDASVKELEDEREAVRSLGLI
- a CDS encoding serine/arginine repetitive matrix protein 2, translated to MSMYDGGAPGQDSRRALRALAVMIFLVAGVAFSGWVAFGGDGTSRNQAGPLPWDRESPTATPSGDASQPSDLYPSPGPETSGPTDLPTDLPTDLPTGAPSGSPSATPFGTPSSPSLTGAAPPAGYSTQADPAGYHLAVPDGWRRTTEGPSVYYTSPDDSTVIQIFELHGPESTPYESAQEAERIASTHRDYEQIALTRLGSAAMDPVQLEYTYESKSDGHRRMLDRRFAAPGGTMYAVLVSGPSGAGDRAEERKVHQAAVDTFCPTAYCTAS
- a CDS encoding helix-turn-helix domain-containing protein; this encodes MPRWRDLPEELDPQVREFTGRLRTLVERSGLSVVAVADRTGCSKSSWERYLNGRLLPPRGAVEALAETTGADVHHLSALWELAERAWSRSQMRRDVTMEAISVARARTAVEQFDPAAQGVDARKNGRSPGEARPRVEPPDPEQPLVATAPVFPARAASAGRAPDSAEPPSPASSLPPSSPPSSSPPPSSSASPRGRKRVAALSAGGLVGALLLVAGAVVLLDAGDDGGKRGQKPATAPATSARQQLPEGVKCAGQDCTGQDPQAMGCGTSATTTADVTVGTAYVEVRYSKTCEAAWARITRATPGDVIQVKAPGADGGAARSQSGRVGADGDAYTKMIPVDSPARATACATLGGGTRACTAPGARG
- a CDS encoding aldehyde dehydrogenase family protein encodes the protein MAAVETIHVDGVWQAAASGAQREVLDPADAKTLAVVAEGGVEDTDAAIAAARRAFDQGPWPGTPVAERAALLRRVADLLQRDRETIALIESRDTGKTLEEGRVDVDDVTNAFRYFADLVAGESAGRVVDAGTPDVHSVVVHEPVGVCAMITPWNYPLLQASWKVAPALAAGNTFVIKPSEVTPLSTVHLVKLLAEAGLPTGVANVVTGAGDPVGARLSEHPDVDLVSFTGGLVSGTKVAQAAAPTVKKVALELGGKNPNVVFADACATAEGFDTAVDQALNAAFIHSGQVCSAGARLIIEESVRERFVAELARRAEKVKLGRGTEDGVECGPLVSAQQLDKTEAYVASALAEGALLRCGGKQPEPNEVRPATGYFYLPTVLDQCHREMRVVREETFGPILTVESFQTEDEAVTLANDTEYGLAGAVWSADTARARRVAARLRHGTVWINDYHPYLPQAEWGGFGKSGVGRELGPAGLDEYRETKHVYENLRPSPVRWFAG